One genomic window of Salvia miltiorrhiza cultivar Shanhuang (shh) chromosome 4, IMPLAD_Smil_shh, whole genome shotgun sequence includes the following:
- the LOC131023248 gene encoding uncharacterized protein LOC131023248, protein MRPPKDLSNKDRNKIVQYLLANLKNGKPRYGAMMEAASLFNTSQRTITRLWAAAKKQKENGQEIYLANAKPGATRRKRIQVHIELIQSLELRKRSTIRRLAVGINQSKSTVWRWVNKGLIRAHSSAIKPDLTAPNKLLRLRFSLEALEFDRIMSAVKFKTMDNTIHVDEKWFYITKASNRFYLTPGEGDPHRTCKNKAFIKKVIFVCAVCRPVFSHSGECLFDGKIGIFPLIEQLPAKRNSKNRPVGTMETKPIQFVTKEIMKGCYINQLLPAIYQKWPEFGSKLIYIQQDNAKPYILDSDPEFRAAATAHGFDIRIVQQPPNSPDTNVNDLGWFRAIQSIQEEHACYSCDDLVKAVEASYAALSPHTLNKVFLSLQSCMVEIMKQRGHNAYKIPHMRKDALMRAGELPRDLEVSKNLVEECITYLTEHAPMNLVQQIMDKLGYPFAQECLINYFQQLEI, encoded by the exons ATGAGACCTCCCAAGGATCTCTCTAACAAAGATCGAAATAAGATTGTGCAGTATCTTCTTGCAAATTTGAAGAATGGCAAGCCTCGGTACGGAGCCATGATGGAGGCGGCATCCCTCTTCAACACTTCACAACGTACGATTACTCGTCTTTGGGCGGCTGCAAAAAAACAAAAGGAGAATGGTCAAGAAATTTATCTAGCCAATGCCAAACCAGGTGcaacaagaagaaaaagaataCAAGTCCACATAGAGCTGATACAAAGTCTGGAACTACGCAAAAGATCAACCATACGACGACTTGCAGTGGGGATTAATCAAAGCAAATCAACTGTTTGGAGGTGGGTAAACAAAGGGCTGATCAGAGCACATTCTAGTGCTATTAAGCCCGACTTAACAGCACCAAACAAGTTATTGAGACTACGGTTCTCACTAGAGGCTTTGGAATTTGATCGCATTATGTCGGCTGTGAAGTTTAAGACTATGGACAACACCATTCATGTGGATGAGAAGTGGTTTTACATCACAAAGGCATCAAACAGATTTTACCTAACACCGGGAGAGGGAGATCCTCACCGCACGTGCAAGAATAAGGCTTTCATAAAGAAGGTAATATTTGTGTGTGCAGTTTGTAGGCCGGTGTTTTCACATTCGGGTGAATGCCTATTTGATGGGAAGATTGGAATCTTCCCACTAATAGAACAACTTCCAGCCAAGCGAAACAGCAAGAACAGACCGGTTGGAACTATGGAAACAAAGCCCATACAGTTCGTGACCAAGGAAATCATGAAAGGATGCTACATAAATCAG CTTCTACCAGCAATATATCAAAAGTGGCCTGAATTTGGAAGTAAATTGATCTATATTCAGCAAGATAATGCGAAGCCCTATATACTAGACTCGGACCCTGAATTTAGGGCAGCAGCCACAGCTCATGGATTCGACATAAGAATAGTTCAACAACCACCAAACAGTCCGGACACAAATGTGAACGACTTGGGATGGTTTAGAGCTATTCAGAGCATACAAGAAGAGCATGCATGTTACAGTTGTGATGATCTTGTGAAGGCTGTTGAGGCATCATATGCAGCACTATCTCCTCACACACTTAACAAAGTGTTCCTAAGTTTGCAATCATGCATGGTAGAGATTATGAAACAGCGAGGTCATAATGCATACAAAATCCCACACATGAGGAAAGATGCACTAATGAGAGCAGGGGAGCTGCCAAGGGATTTGGAGGTTTCTAAGAACTTGGTGGAAGAGTGCATTACTTACTTGACTGAACATGCACCTATGAATTTGGTGCAACAGATTATGGATAAGTTAGGGTATCCCTTTGCACAAGAATGCCTAATCAATTACTTCCAACAGTTAGAAATTTAG